Proteins encoded together in one Centropristis striata isolate RG_2023a ecotype Rhode Island chromosome 6, C.striata_1.0, whole genome shotgun sequence window:
- the LOC131973192 gene encoding myosin heavy chain, fast skeletal muscle-like isoform X10, whose amino-acid sequence MSTDAEMAVYGKAAIYLRKPEKERIEAQNKPFDAKSACYVADAKELYLKGTITKKDGGKVTVKLLGSEEVGITKTVKEDDVSPMNPPKYDKIEDMAMMTHLNEASVLYNLKERYAAWMIYTYSGLFCATVNPYKWLPVYDAEVVSAYRGKKRMEAPPHIFSVSDNAFQFMLCDRENQSVLITGESGAGKTVNTKRVIQYFATISVGGEKKRDTSKGSLEDQIIAANPLLEAYGNAKTVRNDNSSRFGKFIRIHFGASGKLSSADIETYLLEKSRVTFQLPDERGYHIFYQMMTNHKPELIELSLITTNPYDFPMCSQGQITVASIDDKVELEATDNAIDILGFTGEEKMSIYKMTGAVLHHGNMKFKQKQREEQAEPDGTEDADKVAYLLGLNSADMLKALCYPRVKVGNEFVTKGQTVPQVNNAVPALAKSIYERMFLWMVIRINQMLDTKQPRQYFIGVLDIAGFEIFDYNSMEQLCINFTNEKLQQFFNHHMFVLEQEEYKKEGIIWEFIDFGMDLAACIELIEKPMGIFSILEEECMFPKATDTSFKNKLYDQHLGKNRAFEKPKPAKGKVEAHFSLVHYAGTVDYNISGWLDKNKDPLNESVIQLYQKSSVKLLNLLYVNFKFPTEASASKKGGKKKGGSMQTVSSQFRENLGKLMTNLRSTHPHFVRCLIPNESKTPGLMENFLVIHQLRCNGVLEGIRICRKGFPSRILYADFKQRYKVLNASVIPEGQFIDNKKASEKLLGSIDVPHDEYRFGHTKVFFKAGLLGTLEEMRDEKLASLVTMTQAMCRGFLMRREFVKMMERKEAIYTIQYNVRSFMNVKHWPWMKVYYKIKPLLKSAETEKELAAMKENYEKMASDLATALAKKKELEEKMVSLLQEKNDLQLQVASEGENLSDAEERCEGLIKSKIQLEAKLKETTERLEDEEEINSELTAKKRKLEDECSELKKDIDDLELTLAKVEKEKHATENKVKNLTEEMASQDESIAKLTKEKKALQEAHQQTLDDLQAEEDKVNTLTKAKTKLEQQVDDLEGSLEQEKKLRMDLERAKRKLEGDLKLAQESIMDLENDKQQSDEKLKKKDFEVSQLLSKIEDEQSMGAQLQKKIKELQARIEELEEEIEAERAARAKVEKQRADLSRELEEISERLEEAGGATAAQIEMNKKREAEFQKLRRDLEESTLQHEATAAALRKKQADSVAELGEQIDNLQRVKQKLEKEKSEYKMEIDDLSSNMEAVAKAKGNLEKMCRTLEDQLSELKTKNDENVRQINDTSAQKARLLTENGEFGRQIEEKEALVSQLTRGKQAFTQQIEELKRQIEEEVKAKNALAHGLQSARHDCDLLREQFEEEQEAKAELQRGMSKANSEVAQWRSKYETDAIQRTEELEEAKKKLAQRLQEAEEQIEAVNSKCASLEKTKQRLQSEVEDLMIDVERANGLAANLDKKQRNFDKVLAEWKQKFEEGQAELEGAQKEARTLSTELFKMKNSYEEALDQLETMKRENKNLQQEISDLTEQIGETGKSIHELEKSKKQVETEKSEIQTALEEAEGTLEHEESKILRVQLELNQIKGEVDRKLAEKDEEMEQIKRNSQRVIDSMQSTLDSEVRSRNDALRIKKKMEGDLNEMEIQLSHANRQAAESQKQLRNVQAQLKDAQLHLDDAVRAQEDVKEQAAMVERRNGLMVAEIEELRAALEQTERSRKIAEQELVDASERVGLLHSQNTSLLNTKKKLETDLVQVQGEVDDTVQEARNAEDKAKKAITDAAMMAEELKKEQDTSAHLERMKKNLEVAVKDLQHRLDEAENLAMKGGKKQLQKLETRVRELETEVEAEQRRGADAVKGVRKYERRVKELTYQTEEDKKNVTRLQDLVDKLQLKVKAYKRQAEEAEEQANVHLSKCRKVQHELEEAEERADIAESQVNKMRAKSRDAGKVSTHQCCEK is encoded by the exons ATGAGTACCGACGCGGAGATGGCCGTTTACGGCAAGGCTGCCATTTACCTTCGTAAGCCAGAGAAGGAGAGGATTGAGGCTCAAAACAAACCTTTTGATGCCAAGAGTGCCTGCTACGTGGCCGATGCCAAGGAGCTGTACCTGAAGGGCACAATCACCAAGAAAGATGGTGGCAAAGTCACCGTCAAACTCCTGGGCTCTGAGGAGGTTGGTATCACAAA GACAGTTAAAGAAGATGACGTCTCTCCAATGAACCCTCCCAAGTACGACAAGATTGAGGACATGGCCATGATGACCCATCTCAATGAAGCCTCTGTGCTGTATAACCTCAAAGAGCGTTATGCAGCATGGATGATCTAC ACCTACTCTGGGTTGTTCTGTGCAACTGTGAACCCCTACAAGTGGCTCCCAGTGTACGATGCTGAAGTTGTCAGTGCCTACAGAGGCAAGAAGCGTATGGAGGCTCCACCCCATATCTTCTCCGTCTCTGACAACGCTTTCCAGTTCATGCTGTGTG ACAGGGAGAACCAGTCCGTCTTGATCAC TGGAGAGTCTGGTGCTGGAAAGACTGTGAACACAAAGCGTGTCATCCAGTACTTCGCAACAATCTCAGTTGGTGGAGAAAAGAAGAGGGACACCTCAAAG GGATCCCTTGAGGATCAGATTATTGCAGCCAATCCCCTGCTGGAGGCCTATGGTAACGCCAAAACTGTGAGGAATGACAACTCCTCTCGTTTC GGTAAATTCATCAGAATCCATTTCGGTGCAAGTGGTAAACTGTCTAGTGCTGATATTGAGACTT ATCTGCTGGAGAAGTCTAGAGTGACATTCCAGCTTCCCGATGAGAGAGGCTACCACATCTTCTACCAGATGATGACCAACCACAAACCCGAGCTGATTG AACTGTCTCTCATCACAACCAACCCCTACGACTTCCCCATGTGCAGTCAGGGTCAGATCACTGTGGCCAGTATTGATGACAAGGTTGAGCTGGAAGCCACTGAT AATGCCATTGACATCCTGGGCTTCACCGGAGAGGAGAAGATGAGCATCTACAAGATGACTGGTGCTGTGCTCCACCATGGTAACATGAAGTTCAAGCAGAAGCAGCGTGAGGAGCAGGCTGAGCCAGATGGCACAGAGG ATGCTGACAAGGTTGCTTACTTGCTGGGTCTGAACTCCGCTGACATGCTGAAGGCTCTGTGCTATCCCAGAGTGAAGGTCGGAAATGAGTTTGTCACCAAGGGACAGACTGTACCTCAG GTGAATAACGCTGTGCCTGCCCTGGCCAAGTCTATCTATGAGAGGATGTTCTTGTGGATGGTCATCCGTATCAACCAGATGTTGGACACCAAGCAGCCAAGGCAGTACTTCATTGGTGTGCTGGATATTGCTGGCTTTGAGATCTTTGAT TATAACAGCATGGAGCAGCTGTGCATCAACTTCACCAATGAGAAACTGCAACAGTTCTTCAACCACCACATGTTCGTCCTGGAGCAAGAGGAGTACAAGAAGGAGGGTATTATCTGGGAGTTCATTGACTTTGGCATGGACTTGGCTGCCTGCATTGAGCTGATTGAGAAG CCCATGGGCATCTTCTCCATCCTTGAAGAGGAGTGCATGTTCCCCAAGGCCACAGACACATCCTTCAAGAACAAGCTGTATGACCAGCATCTTGGCAAAAACAGAGCATTTGAGAAGCCCAAGCCCGCCAAGGGCAAGGTTGAGGCTCACTTCTCCCTGGTCCACTATGCTGGTACCGTGGACTACAATATCTCTGGCTGGCTGGACAAGAACAAGGACCCACTGAACGAGTCTGTTATTCAGCTGTACCAGAAGTCCTCAGTGAAACTGCTGAATCTTCTGT atgtcaacTTTAAATTTCCAACAGAGGCTAGCGCCAGCAAGAAGGGAGGCAAGAAGAAGGGTGGTTCTATGCAGACTGTGTCTTCACAGTTTAGG GAGAACTTGGGCAAGCTGATGACCAACTTGAGGAGCACCCATCCTCACTTTGTGCGCTGCCTGATTCCCAATGAGTCAAAGACTCCAG GTCTGATGGAGAACTTCCTGGTCATCCACCAGCTCAGGTGTAACGGTGTGCTGGAGGGTATCAGAATCTGCAGGAAAGGTTTCCCCAGCAGAATCCTCTATGCTGACTTCAAACAGAG GTACAAGGTACTGAATGCCAGTGTCATCCCTGAGGGCCAGTTCATTGACAACAAGAAGGCTTCAGAGAAGCTGCTTGGGTCAATTGATGTGCCCCATGATGAGTACAGATTCGGACACACCAAG GTGTTCTTCAAGGCTGGTCTGCTGGGTACCCTTGAGGAGATGAGAGATGAAAAACTTGCTTCTCTGGTCACCATGACTCAAGCTATGTGCCGTGGTTTCCTCATGAGGAGAGAGTTTGTGAAGATGATGGAGAGGAA GGAAGCCATCTATACCATCCAGTACAATGTTCGCTCATTCATGAATGTCAAACACTGGCCATGGATGAAGGTGTACTACAAGATCAAGCCTCTGCTGAAGAGTGCTGAGACTGAGAAGGAGCTGGCAGCTATGAAGGAGAACTACGAGAAAATGGCATCTGACTTGGCTACTGCCCTGGCCAAGAAGAAGGAACTGGAGGAGAAGATGGTCTCCCTTCTGCAGGAGAAGAATGATCTGCAGCTGCAAGTAGCATCT GAAGGAGAGAATCTGTCAGATGCTGAGGAGAGATGTGAGGGACTTATCAAGAGCAAGATTCAGCTGGAAGCCAAACTCAAAGAGACAACTGAGAGactggaggatgaagaggaaatCAATTCTGAGCTCACTGCCAAGAAGAGAAAGCTGGAGGATGAATGCTCTGAGCTCAAGAAGGATATTGATGACCTGGAGCTTACCTTGGCCAAAGTGGAGAAGGAGAAACATGCCACTGAGAACAAG GTGAAGAACCTGACTGAGGAGATGGCCTCTCAGGATGAGAGCATTGCTAAGCTGACCAAGGAAAAGAAGGCCCTTCAGGAGGCTCACCAGCAGACTCTTGATGACCTGCAGGCTGAGGAAGACAAAGTCAATACTCTGACCAAAGCAAAGACCAAGCTTGAGCAGCAAGTGGATGAT CTTGAGGGATCCCTGGAGCAAGAGAAGAAGCTGCGTATGGACCTTGAGAGAGCCAAGAGAAAGCTGGAGGGTGATCTCAAACTGGCTCAGGAATCCATCATGGATCTTGAGAATGACAAGCAGCAGTCTGATGAGAAACTTAAGAA GAAGGACTTTGAAGTCAGTCAGCTCCTTAGCAAGATTGAAGATGAGCAGTCAATGGGTGCTCAGCTTCAGAAGAAGATCAAGGAGCTCCAG GCCCGTATTGAGGAACTGGAGGAGGAGATTGAGGCTGAGCGCGCTGCTCGTGCCAAGGTTGAGAAGCAGAGAGCTGACCTCTCCAGGGAACTTGAGGAGATCAgcgagaggctggaggaggctggcgGCGCCACTGCTGCTCAGATTGAGATGAACAAGAAGCGTGAAGCTGAGTTCCAGAAGCTCCGTCGTGACCTCGAGGAGTCCACTCTGCAGCATGaagccactgctgctgctcttcgCAAGAAGCAGGCTGACAGCGTTGCTGAACTCGGAGAGCAGATCGACAACCTCCAGCGTGTCAAGCAGAAGCTTGAGAAGGAGAAGAGTGAATACAAGATGGAGATTGATGACCTCTCCAGCAACATGGAGGCTGTTGCTAAAGCAAAG GGAAATCTGGAAAAGATGTGCCGTACTCTTGAGGACCAACTTAGCGAACTGAAGACCAAGAATGATGAAAATGTCCGTCAAATCAATGACACAAGTGCACAGAAAGCCCGTCTCCTGACAGAAAATG GTGAGTTCGGCCGTCAAATTGAGGAGAAAGAAGCTCTTGTCTCCCAGCTGACCAGAGGCAAACAGGCCTTCACACAGCAGATTGAGGAGCTCAAGAGACAGATTGAAGAGGAGGTTAAG GCCAAGAATGCTCTTGCTCATGGACTGCAATCAGCCCGCCACGACTGTGACCTGCTGAGGGAGCAGtttgaggaggagcaggaggccaAGGCTGAGCTGCAGCGTGGAATGTCCAAGGCCAACAGTGAGGTGGCTCAGTGGAGATCCAAGTATGAAACTGATGCTATCCAGCGCACTGAGGAGCTTGAGGAAGCCAA GAAAAAGCTTGCTCAGCGCCTTCAGGAGGCTGAGGAGCAGATTGAGGCCGTGAATTCCAAGTGTGCTTCTCTTGAGAAGACCAAACAGAGGCTCCAGAGTGAGGTGGAGGACCTCATGATTGATGTGGAGAGGGCCAATGGACTGGCTGCTAACCTGGACAAGAAGCAGAGGAACTTTGACAAG GTGTTGGCAGAGTGGAAGCAGAAGTTTGAGGAGGGTCAGGCAGAGCTTGAGGGAGCACAGAAGGAGGCTCGTACTCTCAGCACTGAGCTGTTCAAGATGAAGAACTCTTATGAGGAAGCTCTGGATCAGCTGGAGACCATGAAGCGTGAAAACAAGAACCTGCAGC AGGAGATCTCAGATCTGACTGAACAGATTGGTGAGACTGGCAAGAGCATCCATGAGCTGGAGAAGTCCAAGAAGCAGGTGGAGACAGAGAAGTCTGAGATCCAGACAGCTCTTGAGGAGGCTGAG GGAACTCTGGAGCACGAGGAGTCTAAGATCCTGCGTGTCCAGCTGGAGCTCAACCAGATTAAGGGTGAGGTGGACAGGAAGCTGGCAGAGAAAGATGAGGAGATGGAGCAGATCAAGAGGAACAGCCAGAGGGTGATTGACTCCATGCAGAGCACCCTTGATTCCGAGGTCAGGAGCAGGAATGATGCCCTGAGAATCAAGAAGAAGATGGAGGGAGACCTGAATGAGATGGAGATTCAGCTGAGCCACGCCAATCGCCAGGCTGCTGAGTCCCAGAAGCAGCTCAGGAATGTGCAGGCACAGCTGAAG GATGCCCAACTGCACCTTGACGATGCTGTCAGAGCTCAGGAAGACGTGAAGGAACAAGCTGCTATGGTGGAACGCAGGAACGGTCTCATGGTTGCTGAAATTGAGGAACTTAGAGCTGCTCtggaacagacagagagaagccGCAAAATCGCTGAGCAGGAGCTGGTGGACGCCAGTGAGCGTGTTGGACTTCTGCACTCTCAG AACACAAGCCTTCTGAACACCAAGAAGAAGCTTGAGACTGacctggtccaggtccagggTGAGGTGGATGACACTGTTCAGGAAGCAAGAAATGCAGAGGATAAGGCCAAGAAGGCCATCACCGAT GCTGCTATGATGGCTGAGGAGCTGAAGAAGGAGCAGGATACCAGCGCTCACCtggagaggatgaagaagaacCTTGAGGTCGCAGTCAAGGACCTGCAGCATCGTCTGGATGAGGCTGAGAACCTGGCCATGAAGGGTGGCAAGAAGCAGCTGCAGAAACTTGAGACAAGG GTGCGTGAGCTGGAGACTGAGGTTGAGGCTGAGCAGAGACGTGGAGCAGATGCTGTTAAGGGTGTCCGCAAATACGAGAGGAGGGTGAAGGAACTCACCTATCAG ACTGAGGAGGACAAGAAAAATGTCACCAGGCTGCAGGATCTGGTTGACAAGCTGCAGCTTAAGGTGAAGGCCTACAAGAGGCAGGCTGAGGAGGCG GAGGAGCAGGCCAACGTTCATCTGTCCAAGTGCAGGAAGGTCCAGCAtgagctggaggaggctgaggaGCGCGCTGACATTGCAGAGTCCCAGGTCAACAAGATGAGAGCCAAGAGCCGTGATGCTGGCAAGGTAAGTACGCATCAGTGTTGTGAAAAATAA